The following are encoded in a window of Campylobacterota bacterium genomic DNA:
- a CDS encoding YbhB/YbcL family Raf kinase inhibitor-like protein: MIFYLVCVCAFILCGWYLWRNVSASRGRGLILKSKNFINNDRFDKVHTCDGQDLSPHLAWHGAPANTKSYALICSDPDAPAGIWVHWILYNIPANIGELEQGVSGDRVLENGALQGINSWGRFGYGGACPPKGHGQHRYYFYLYALDTMLKFDEDMVDKDMLERAMQRHVLATAQIMGTYSRE, from the coding sequence ATGATTTTTTACCTAGTATGTGTATGCGCATTTATTTTGTGTGGTTGGTATTTGTGGCGTAATGTGTCAGCAAGTCGGGGGCGTGGTCTTATTTTGAAAAGTAAAAATTTTATAAACAATGATCGTTTTGATAAAGTTCATACTTGTGATGGGCAAGATCTTTCGCCACACCTTGCCTGGCACGGAGCTCCAGCAAATACAAAGAGCTATGCACTTATTTGTTCAGACCCTGATGCACCTGCTGGTATTTGGGTGCACTGGATTTTGTACAATATTCCAGCAAATATTGGGGAGCTTGAGCAAGGTGTAAGTGGAGATCGTGTTTTAGAAAACGGAGCGTTGCAGGGTATTAACAGTTGGGGGCGTTTTGGTTATGGGGGTGCATGTCCACCAAAAGGTCACGGGCAACATCGTTACTACTTTTATTTGTACGCGCTGGATACCATGCTTAAGTTTGATGAAGATATGGTAGACAAAGATATGCTTGAGCGTGCAATGCAGCGCCATGTTTTGGCAACGGCACAAATCATGGGAACATACTCTCGAGAATAA